From a single Aspergillus puulaauensis MK2 DNA, chromosome 2, nearly complete sequence genomic region:
- the RPL39 gene encoding 60S ribosomal protein eL39 (COG:J;~EggNog:ENOG410PRU9;~InterPro:IPR023626,IPR000077;~PFAM:PF00832;~go_component: GO:0005840 - ribosome [Evidence IEA];~go_function: GO:0003735 - structural constituent of ribosome [Evidence IEA];~go_process: GO:0006412 - translation [Evidence IEA]): protein MPSQKSFRTKQKLAKAQKQNRPIPQWIRLRTGNTIRYNAKRRHWRKTRLGI from the exons ATGCCG AGCCAGAAGAGTTTCCGTACCAAGCAAAAGCTTGCCAAAGCTCAGAAGCAGAACCGTCCCATCCCTCAGTGGATCCGTCTCCGGACCGGTAACACCATCAG ATACAACGCTAAGCGGCGACACTGGCGCAAGACCCGTCTCGGTATCTAA
- a CDS encoding putative UV excision repair protein (RadW) (BUSCO:EOG09264CST;~COG:L;~EggNog:ENOG410PIGA;~InterPro:IPR004806,IPR029071,IPR015360,IPR006636, IPR015940,IPR000626,IPR009060,IPR036353;~PFAM:PF09280,PF00240,PF11976,PF00627;~go_function: GO:0003684 - damaged DNA binding [Evidence IEA];~go_function: GO:0005515 - protein binding [Evidence IEA];~go_process: GO:0006289 - nucleotide-excision repair [Evidence IEA];~go_process: GO:0043161 - proteasome-mediated ubiquitin-dependent protein catabolic process [Evidence IEA]), with protein MKLTFKDLKQQKFVIDAEPSETVGQVKEKISSEKGWDVPLLKLIYSGKILQDDKTIESYNIEEKGFIVCMVSKPKTQPASSQGPSTPSKAATSTPAAPPAPAPSANTSTSAAAVPATPSPASSGAAQQGGASFNDPSTLLSGSQSEEVISQMENMGFERSDINRAMRAAFFNPDRAIEYLLSGIPEDIQQEQQQRSAAAAPTAPQAPSAPAAGATPAASGEDEPVNLFEAAAQAGNTEGRGGARGASGDEAQSNLDFLRNNPHFQQLRQLVQQQPQMLEPILQQVGAGNPQIAQLIGQNEEQFLQLLSEEDDAAVPPGTTQIHVTEEERDAIERLCRLGFSRDLVIQAYFACDKNEELAANYLFDNSDEGEDA; from the exons ATGAAGCTCACATTCAAG GATCTAAAACAGCAGAAGTTTGTGATCGATGCAGAACCGTCAGAGACT GTTGGgcaggtgaaggagaagattTCTTCGGAAAAAGGATGGGATGTCCCTCTACTGAAGCTCATCTACTCTG GGAAGATTCTTCAAGATGACAAGACGATCGAATCATACAACATCGAAGAGAAGGGATTCATCGTATGCATGGTCTCTAAG CCCAAGACCCAACCTGCCTCCTCACAGGGTCCGTCCACACCATCTAAAGCGGCGACTTCAActcctgcagcgcctccTGCCCCCGCACCATCTGCAAACACATCcacgtctgctgctgccgtcCCAGCAAcaccttctccagcctcttccGGAGCTGCTCAGCAAGGTGGGGCTTCTTTCAATGATCCGTCGACGCTATTGAGTGGCTCGCAGAGCGAAGAGGTCATTTCCCAGATGGAGAACATGGGATTTGAGAGAAGTGACATCAATCGTGCGATGAGGGCTGCTTTCTTTAACCCAGACCGAGCCATCGAATATCTTCTGAGC GGTATTCCCGAAGATATCcagcaagaacaacaacagcgaTCTGCAGCTGCCGCCCCTACTGCCCCTCAAGCCCCCTCTGCTCCCGCCGCTGGAGCTACACCCGCTGCATCTGGAGAAGACGAGCCGGTCAATCTCTTCGAGGCCGCTGCTCAGGCTGGCAATACTGAAGGTCGGGGTGGTGCCCGGGGTGCATCTGGTGATGAAGCTCAGTCAAACCTTGACTTCCTTCGTAACAACCCGCATTTCCAGCAACTTCGCCAGCTAGTCCAACAGCAACCCCAAATGTTGGAACCAATCCTTCAGCAAGTTGGCGCCGGTAACCCCCAGATTGCACAGCTTATCGGACAAAACGAGGAGCAGTTTCTTCAGCTATTgagcgaagaggatgacgccGCAGTTCCCCCGGGCACAACTCAGATTCATGTCACAGAGGAGGAGCGAGATGCAATCGAACGG CTTTGCCGACTCGGATTTTCGCGGGACCTGGTTATTCAAGCTTATTTTGCCTGCGATAAGAACGAAGAGCTTGCGGCGAACTACTTGTTTGATAACTCCgacgaaggtgaagatgcGTGA
- a CDS encoding uncharacterized protein (COG:S;~EggNog:ENOG410PW1I): MTLETFNFFQRLPFDLRREIYILATPPRVVHVREDAQDPEQFEEQFRERANLHINPDLAYFAPNWRQKILPEPIKQRTLEAVGVSSSRGGPHQPWQPSASTPEIPLRWLQDKPRIASLIMRENSLYSDAPIPPLLHTWCEARMALMSFGYTLAFETRTTGPCTWFHFSRDVLFIDEGDANTYWDGDHILAGCQYTILGQFHSKDLKRVRKLALGSSGSFLFPWKRYDYYSMLALSVRLFPDLEELQIAQWRQDDLFGWRHYGKSTTAIHPWSSYINDPVGELYSLPVEEIDALLQLLSLPDGFRSDLPVAGVLGEALRSYQQRADDTSGLHFLEYAQQQAQAALAAQRTLLLQENGPNLSTFSWQIPRVKAVHIIPPTMAVLLQQERQFAWEQFLKMKRNWKGMEHTERAHPGPINVTNDHSNHNNYTHDIEFGPFSELHPSDRLYRAAYTHARQWWA, translated from the coding sequence ATGACATTAGAAACATTCAACTTCTTCCAACGCCTCCCCTTTGACCTTCGTCGCGAGATTTACATATTGGCTACACCGCCCCGTGTCGTCCATGTCAGAGAAGACGCACAAGACCCGGAGCAATTTGAAGAACAATTTAGGGAAAGGGCCAACCTCCACATCAACCCCGACCTGGCATACTTTGCTCCGAACTGGCGCCAAAAGATCCTCCCCGAGCCCATCAAGCAGCGAACCTTAGAGGCTGTTGGCGTGAGCAGTAGTCGTGGCGGGCCACATCAACCCTGGCAGCCGTCGGCGTCCACGCCGGAGATCCCTCTCAGGTGGCTCCAGGATAAGCCCAGAATAGCGTCGCTGATCATGCGCGAGAACTCGCTGTATAGTGATGCACCAATACCACCTTTGCTACATACATGGTGTGAAGCGCGAATGGCGTTGATGAGCTTCGGATACACACTTGCTTTTGAAACACGCACAACCGGACCATGTACGTGGTTTCATTTTAGTAGGGATGTGCTGTTTATCGACGAAGGCGATGCGAACACATACTGGGATGGGGATCACATTCTAGCAGGCTGTCAATATACGATCCTGGGGCAATTTCACTCAAAAGATCTGAAGAGAGTGCGGaagctggcgctgggctcATCTGGATCGTTCTTATTTCCTTGGAAGCGTTATGATTATTACTCCATGCTTGCACTCTCAGTCCGACTATTCCCTGATCTCGAAGAGCTTCAGATCGCCCAATGGCGGCAAGACGATCTATTCGGCTGGCGTCATTATGGCAAGAGCACAACTGCCATTCATCCATGGTCCAGTTATATAAATGATCCCGTTGGCGAGCTTTACTCTTTACCcgttgaggagattgatgccTTGCTGCAGCTACTTTCACTACCTGATGGGTTTCGATCCGACTTGCCAGTCGCCGGAGTCTTAGGCGAGGCTTTGAGATCATATCAGCAGCGGGCTGATGATACTAGTGGTCTTCATTTCCTTGAATACGCGCAACAGCAAGCACAAGCCGCGCTAGCTGCGCAACGCACCCTTTTACTGCAGGAGAACGGACCAAATCTTTCGACCTTTTCCTGGCAGATTCCGCGGGTGAAGGCCGTCCATATAATTCCACCAACAATGGCAGTCCTGCTGCAACAGGAACGGCAATTTGCCTGGGAACAATTTCTGAAGATGAAACGCAATTGGAAGGGGATGGAGCATACCGAGAGAGCACACCCCGGTCCTATAAACGTAACTAACGACCACTCAAACCATAATAACTATACACATGACATTGAGTTTGGTCCGTTCTCTGAGCTTCATCCAAGCGATAGGCTTTATAGAGCCGCATATACACACGCCAGGCAGTggtgggc
- a CDS encoding uncharacterized protein (COG:S;~EggNog:ENOG410QEA2;~TransMembrane:4 (o6-29i41-64o84-105i126-151o)), whose product MLTASPAYLLGGVSLLSAVILTIINGVCYGSSRGSMLHTSLTEAVTVSLSIISCSVVIFLILILANESKTNVRTPRKGWRAATYITGIGYLVIATGITAGTIAWSTMQPVAEAKEPDSSAHRQPLLVARCVLWATSVLTQGMLCGVLLTIMTNNNNNNNSHNQWPTLVSYELNALTPSRPESIRKEISNATSSIVVSQRPSVDSTPHYPPSASRATSRGQTRYSGGTLSQSDSKRDSLDLNPALVSHPEGAIIRTRADRSQEDQGRSPHLQRHSSQIKRSLDSVMLRPSSTISSSTAQSDATTRPPKLQLPDESNVHPLFRSSTRSPPPTTTPSTMVLASPEAGQTITVKALHRMRSTRSVGTPSTPRSRSPLFEQTDHLFEDIEQRPGSILSCSNSRLGT is encoded by the coding sequence ATGCTTACGGCCTCCCCGGCCTACCTGTTGGGAGGGGTCTCATTGCTGTCAGCCGTCATACTCACCATCATTAATGGCGTGTGCTATGGGTCTTCGAGAGGTTCGATGCTACATACTTCTTTGACTGAGGCAGTCACAGTTAGTCTCAGCATTATCAGTTGTTCTGTGGTCATTTTCTTAATATTGATCTTGGCAAACGAATCGAAAACCAATGTTAGGACACCACGGAAAGGCTGGAGAGCAGCAACCTACATTACTGGGATTGGGTATCTAGTCATAGCGACTGGGATAACGGCCGGAACAATAGCATGGAGCACAATGCAACCTGTGGCCGAGGCAAAGGAACCCGATAGTTCTGCACACCGGCAGCCGCTGTTGGTCGCTCGTTGTGTCTTATGGGCAACCTCCGTTCTTACTCAAGGAATGTTATGCGGAGTTCTCTTGACAATTATgacaaacaacaacaacaacaacaacagtcaCAACCAATGGCCGACATTGGTCTCATACGAGCTCAATGCATTAACTCCGAGTCGGCCAGAATCGATACGCAAAGAGATATCCAACGCAACCTCGTCTATTGTCGTATCACAACGTCCCTCCGTTGACAGTACACCTCACTATCCACCATCAGCTTCGCGCGCGACATCTCGAGGCCAAACCCGATATTCCGGCGGGACACTGAGCCAGTCAGACTCCAAGCGTGATTCGCTTGACCTGAACCCAGCACTCGTCTCCCATCCTGAGGGCGCAATAATCCGCACCAGAGCGGACCGCAGCCAAGAAGACCAGGGCAGATCACCACACCTCCAACGACACAGTTCACAAATTAAACGGTCTCTTGACAGTGTAATGTTGCGCCCTTCGTCAACCATATCATCCTCCACGGCCCAGTCGGATGCCACCACAAGACCGCCAAAACTGCAACTGCCTGACGAAAGCAATGTCCATCCGCTATTTCGCTCTTCTACACgctctcctccaccaacgACTACGCCAAGCACGATGGTCCTCGCGTCTCCAGAGGCGGGTCAGACAATTACCGTGAAGGCACTGCATAGAATGAGGTCAACGCGCTCGGTTGGGACGCCAAGTACACCACGGAGTAGGTCTCCTTTGTTTGAGCAAACAGATCACCTTTTTGAGGATATAGAGCAGAGGCCGGGATCAATTCTGAGTTGTAGCAATAGTAGGCTCGGTACATAA
- the skpA gene encoding SCF ubiquitin ligase subunit skpA (BUSCO:EOG09264ZWF;~COG:O;~EggNog:ENOG410PN0Q;~InterPro:IPR001232,IPR011333,IPR036296,IPR016072, IPR016073,IPR016897;~PFAM:PF03931,PF01466;~go_process: GO:0006511 - ubiquitin-dependent protein catabolic process [Evidence IEA]), translating to MAEKSQQMLTLISNDNKNIEVARDVAERSLLIHNLLDDLGTPEAPPSEPIPIPNVSENVLTKVLEWCQHHRNDPLSNTEEDDSRRKTTDIEEWDQKFMQVDQEMLFEIILAANYLDIKPLLDIGCKTVANMIKGKSPEEIRKTFNIQNDFTPEEEDQIRRENEWAEDR from the exons ATGGCTGAGAAGAGTCAACAAATGCTCACCCTCATCAGCAATGACAACAAAAATATCGAAGTTG CTCGTGACGTTGCCGAGCGCTCTCTGCTCATCCACAACTTGCTCGATGACCTTGGTACCCCCGAGGCGCCTCCTTCGGagcccattcccatccccaat GTGAGCGAAAACGTTTTGACGAAGGTCCTGGAGTGGTGCCAACACCACCGCAATGACCCGCTGAGCAACACCGAAGAGGACGACTCGCGCCGCAAGACGACTGATATCGAGGAGTGGGACCAAAAGTTCATGCAAGTTGACCAGGAGATGCTATTCGAGATTATCTTG GCTGCCAACTATCTCGATATCAAGCCGCTGCTTGACATCGGGTGCAAGACCGTCGCCAATATGATCAAGGGCAAGTCCCCTGAGGAGATCCGCAAGACGTTCAACATCCAGAACGACTTCACtcccgaggaggaggaccagATCCGCCGCGAGAACGAATGGGCTGAGGA CCGTTAA
- a CDS encoding histone-fold domain-containing protein (COG:K;~EggNog:ENOG410PPVZ;~InterPro:IPR009072,IPR003958;~PFAM:PF00808;~go_function: GO:0046982 - protein heterodimerization activity [Evidence IEA]), with protein sequence MPAKDTKPASRSDASPEITGQSSLPISRIKKIIQLDDDIVQCSSNATFVVAMATELFVQYLTEQGHNVVKSERKPRKTIQYKDLATAVSRIDNLEFLADVIPKTTTYKQFKEKRAKETAKEHEVEKGQRTLNGALPPVADVVEETANGKDDASLARSSRPPTVTMLVDGAVDSQAKDDDVEMADQ encoded by the exons ATGCCCGCTAAAGATACCAAACCCGCGTCCAGGTCCGATGCGTCGCCTGAAATCACGGGCCAGAGCTCACTCCCAA TTTCCCGTATAAAGAAGATAATTCAGCTAGACGATGATATTGTCCAGTGTTCGAGCAATGCGACATTCGTAGTCGCGATGGCTACT GAGCTCTTTGTTCAATACCTCACGGAGCAAGGGCATAATGTTGTCAAATCAGAACGGAAGCCACGGAAGACTATCCAGTACAAAGATCTAG CGACGGCAGTTTCGCGAATAGACAATCTCGAGTTCCTAGCCGATGTCATACCAAAGACGACGACATATAAACAGTTCAAGGAGAAGCGAGCGAAGGAAACGGCCAAGGAACATGAGGTCGAGAAAGGACAACGCACGTTGAATGGAGCACTGCCGCCGGTCGCTGATGTGGTCGAGGAAACCGCCAATGGGAAGGACGATGCCTCACTGGCTCGAAGTTCAAGACCCCCAACTGTTACAATGCTGGTGGACGGTGCTGTGGACTCGCAGGCTAAGGATGACGACGTGGAAATGGCGGATCAATGA
- the rip1 gene encoding ubiquinol--cytochrome-c reductase catalytic subunit RIP1 (BUSCO:EOG09264MIL;~COG:C;~EggNog:ENOG410PFIA;~InterPro:IPR017941,IPR037008,IPR006317,IPR005805, IPR036922,IPR014349,IPR004192;~PFAM:PF02921,PF00355;~go_component: GO:0016020 - membrane [Evidence IEA];~go_function: GO:0008121 - ubiquinol-cytochrome-c reductase activity [Evidence IEA];~go_function: GO:0051537 - 2 iron, 2 sulfur cluster binding [Evidence IEA];~go_process: GO:0055114 - oxidation-reduction process [Evidence IEA]) has product MALSSASGSLLRACARQQLSTTSRAVVASQQRSGSTFDSPFTQKDTTKIPDFSKYSSKRAPRSNQVFSYFVAGTMGLASAVGAKATVQDFLVNMSASADVLAQAKVEIGLGTIPEGKNVIIKWRGKPVFIRHRTQDEIKEAQDYDWKGLRDPQADEERVQKSEWLVMLGVCTHLGCVPIGESGDYGGWFCPCHGSHYDISGRIRKGPAPLNLEVPQYNFPDEETLIIG; this is encoded by the exons ATGGCTCTCTCCTCCGCTTCTGGCTCTTTGCTGCGCGCTTGCGCTCGCCAGCAACTGTCCACGACTTCCCgcgccgtcgtcgcctccCAGCAACGAAGCGGCTCGACTTTCGACAGCCCGTTCACCCAGAAGGACACCACCAAGATCCCTGATTTCAGCAAATACTCCTCCAAGAGGGCTCCTCGATCCAACCAGGTTTTCTCCTACTTCGTCGCTGGTACAATGGGTCTGGCCTCTGCTGTCGGTGCCAAGGCTACTGTCCAGG ACTTCCTTGTGAACATGTCCGCCTCTGCCGATGTCCTTGCTCAGGCTAAGGTTGAAATTGGTCTTGGTACAATTCCTGAGGGCAAGAAC GTCATCATCAAGTGGCGTGGCAAGCCCGTTTTCATCCGTCACCGTACCCAGGATGAGATTAAGGAGGCTCAGGACTACGACTGGAAGGGTCTCCGTGACCCCCAAGCTGACGAGGAGCGTGTGCAGAAGTCCGAATGGCTTGTCATGCTTG GTGTCTGCACTCACCTTGGCTGTGTCCCCATCGGTGAGTCTGGTGACTATGGTGGTTGGTTCTGCCCTTGCCACGGTTCGCACTACGATATCTCCGGCCGTATCAGGAAGGGTCCGGCCCCTCTGAACCTCGAGGTTCCGCAATATAACTTCCCCGACGAGGAGACGCTTATCATCGGCTAA
- the smp3 gene encoding glycosylphosphatidylinositol-alpha 1,2 mannosyltransferase smp3 (CAZy:GT22;~COG:G;~EggNog:ENOG410PG7I;~InterPro:IPR005599;~PFAM:PF03901;~SECRETED:SignalP(1-25);~TransMembrane:6 (n7-18c25/26o89-110i122-139o145-161i168-188o208-227i347-366o);~go_function: GO:0016757 - transferase activity, transferring glycosyl groups [Evidence IEA]) codes for MWRRTYLVLLLIRVYFALSPSYIHPDEHFQGLEVFAGRILSYPSRLPWEFTSDRPIRSIFPLWPIYDVPISLLKWFYNETGTESPPAELVYYVVRGAMFLLSFVLEDWAVHELVPLPRHRRAAVVLVASSYVTWTHQTHTFSNSLETLLVAWGLVLINRIIDKRRSSLFSCAVLSFICVAGVFNRITFPAFLAIPGLQLLPHFWRKPVSLLAFIGFGLIFFFVAISADTIFYRPSASFSDVLRSPIITPLNNLLYNTDSSNLALHGLHPHYNHFLVNLPQLLGPAFVAMVLQAYNLRSIPSWLKNVRAASALSATAMLSIFPHQEPRFLIPCVPLLLSCLHVRKSRLFLAAWAIFNAALGFLMGVYHQGGVVPTQLAVPSIISATTSVKESQSVSATVVWWKTYSPPLWLLGDNSTLPVDLNIDTQDLMGKPGPEMINDLEDLIASCRKKQKSGSKQPDAVFVVAPKSVTFLDQFLAPQSSESSLELLELWNYRKHISLDDLDFGTDGVLPTLKRVIGRRGLGVWLAQRPACRYT; via the exons ATGTGGAGGCGAACCTACCTAGTTCTCTTGTTGATTCGCGTTTATTTTGCGCTCAGTCCTAGCTACATTCACCCGGACGAGCATTTCCAGGGGCTTGAGGTCTTTGCAG GCCGGATTCTTTCTTATCCGTCCCGGTTGCCGTGGGAGTTCACCTCCGATCGCCCTATCCGCAGCATCTTTCCGCTGTGGCCGATCTATGACGTCCCGATAAGCCTCCTAAAATGGTTTTATAATGAGACGGGGACAGAAAGCCCACCAGCGGAGCTGGTATACTATGTTGTGCGGGGGGCCATGTTCCTGCTGAGCTTCGTATTGGAAGACTGGGCCGTCCACGAGCTGGTCCCTCTTCCACGCCATCGCCGGGCCGCTGTGGTTTTGGTGGCATCCTCGTATGTCACCTGGACTCATCAGACGCACACATTCTCCAACTCGCTCGAGACCCTGTTAGTTGCCTGGGGCTTAGTTCTAATTAATCGCATTATCGACAAG CGACGCTCTTCGCTCTTCTCCTGCGCCGTGCTATCCTTCATCTGCGTTGCGGGTGTCTTTAACAGGATAACCTTTCCTGCTTTCCTCGCTATTCCAGGCCTTCAATTGCTACCACATTTTTGGCGCAA ACCGGTATCGCTACTTGCATTCATTGGTTTTGGCCTCATATTTTTCTTCGTTGCTATCTCTGCCGACACGATATTCTATAGACCGTCTGCATCATTCAGCGATGTCCTACGCTCGCCGATAATTACACCACTTAATAATCTCCTTTACAATACCGACAGCTCCAACTTGGCTCTTCATGGACTACACCCGCATTATAATCACTTCTTAGTCAATTTGCCACAGCTTCTTGGTCCTGCATTTGTGGCAATGGTTCTGCAGGCCTACAATTTGCGCTCTATACCTTCTTGGTTGAAGAACGTCCGAGCAGCTTCTGCGCTATCGGCTACCGCCATGCTGTCCATTTTCCCTCACCAGGAACCGAGGTTCCTGATACCTTGTGTGCCTCTGCTCCTCAGCTGTCTCCATGTCCGCAAATCGCGCTTGTTTTTGGCTGCTTGGGCCATATTCAATGCAGCCTTGGGCTTTTTGATGGGCGTGTATCATCAAGGAGGCGTTGTGCCAACACAGCTTGCGGTTCCCTCCATTATCTCAGCTACAACGTCTGTAAAAGAGTCTCAGTCCGTTTCCGCTACTGTGGTTTGGTGGAAAACGTATTCCCCGCCTCTATGGTTACTTGGTGATAACTCCACTCTACCTGTGGACTTGAACATCGACACCCAAGATTTGATGGGCAAACCTGGGCCAGAAATGATCAACGACCTTGAAGATTTAATCGCCTCCTGTCGGAAAAAACAGAAGTCGGGTTCGAAACAACCTGACGCTGTCTTCGTGGTCGCGCCAAAGTCCGTCACTTTTCTGGACCAGTTCCTGGCTCCGCAAAGCTCCGAATCAAGCTTGGAATTGCTTGAGCTATGGAATTACAGAAAGCACATCAGTTTGGATGATTTAGACTTTGGCACGGATGGCGTTTTACCAACCCTAAAGCGGGTGATTGGGAGACGTGGATTAGGAGTTTGGCTTGCGCAACGACCCGCCTGCCGTTACACCTGA